The following proteins come from a genomic window of Sorex araneus isolate mSorAra2 chromosome 1, mSorAra2.pri, whole genome shotgun sequence:
- the SLC31A2 gene encoding probable low affinity copper uptake protein 2, with the protein MHFIFSDKVVLLFDFWSVHSPTGMALSVVVVLLLAVLYEGIKVGKAVLLQRALASMSSASSSQQLIEESDQNLAASDLPPGGRARLRWLLCHSGQSLIHVSQVVISYFMMLAVMTYNTWIFLGVVLGSAVGYYLAYPLLSLG; encoded by the exons ATGCATTTCATCTTCTCAGATAAGGTGGTGCTTCTCTTTGACTTCTGGAGTGTCCACAGCCCCACGG GCATGGCCCTTTCGGTGGTGGTGgtcctgctcctggctgtgctgtaCGAAGGCATCAAAGTGGGCAAGGCCGTGCTCCTGCAACGGGCGCTGGCCAGCATGTCGTCCGCCTCCAGCAGCCAGCAGCTCATCGAGGAGTCCGACCAGAACTTGGCCGCCTCCGACTTGCCCCCTGGCGGCCGGGCGCGCCTCAG GTGGCTTCTGTGTCACTCGGGCCAGTCTCTAATCCACGTCTCGCAGGTGGTCATCAGCTACTTCATGATGTTGGCGGTAATGACCTACAACACCTGGATTTTTTTGGGCGTGGTCCTGGGCTCGGCCGTGGGCTACTACCTCGCCTACCCACTCCTCAGCCTGGGTTAG